In a genomic window of Methylovirgula sp. 4M-Z18:
- a CDS encoding Ldh family oxidoreductase, with protein MDMRYDSTALIDFAAAALAAAGLEVEPAGAVARGLVEADLLGHSTHGLALLADYIEELDNGTMEKTGRPAVIADHAAAALWDGHRLPGVWTTALAVDDAVKRAGTFGIGAITVRRSHHIACLAAFLEAPARRGHMVLIFSSDPSDAHVAPFGGLNSVMTPNPIAAGIPTEGDPILIDVSTSITTAAMCGRTAAAGGRLPGRWVMDRDGAATDDPAVVKQGGSILPIGGLDHGHKGYGLSLLVEALTQGLGAYGRADGPTQWGAGVLVLALSPALFGGLDAFTRQTGWLGSACRAARVRPGDAPVRLPGEAALARKREAIARGVRLHAGIAGDLERLAGRFGLPMPASPSHPASSRASESAS; from the coding sequence ATGGACATGCGCTACGATTCCACAGCTCTCATCGATTTTGCCGCCGCCGCGCTGGCGGCGGCCGGGCTCGAGGTTGAACCGGCGGGCGCGGTCGCGCGGGGCTTGGTCGAGGCCGATCTGCTCGGCCATTCCACCCACGGTTTGGCGCTTCTTGCAGACTATATCGAGGAACTCGACAACGGCACGATGGAGAAGACCGGCCGGCCGGCGGTCATCGCCGATCATGCCGCCGCTGCCTTGTGGGACGGGCACCGTCTGCCAGGCGTGTGGACGACCGCGCTTGCGGTCGATGATGCGGTCAAGCGTGCCGGCACATTCGGCATCGGCGCCATCACCGTGCGCCGCAGCCATCATATCGCCTGTCTTGCGGCATTTCTCGAGGCGCCGGCGCGGCGCGGCCATATGGTTTTGATCTTCTCGTCCGATCCGAGCGACGCCCATGTCGCACCCTTCGGCGGCCTGAACTCGGTGATGACGCCCAATCCGATCGCGGCGGGTATTCCGACAGAGGGCGATCCGATCCTCATCGATGTCTCGACGTCGATCACGACCGCCGCGATGTGCGGCCGCACCGCGGCCGCCGGAGGCCGCTTGCCAGGACGCTGGGTCATGGACCGCGACGGCGCCGCGACGGACGATCCGGCAGTGGTCAAACAAGGCGGTTCGATCCTGCCGATCGGGGGCCTCGACCATGGTCATAAGGGCTATGGCTTGTCCCTTCTGGTCGAGGCCTTGACGCAAGGGCTCGGCGCATATGGTCGCGCCGATGGGCCAACCCAATGGGGCGCCGGCGTGCTGGTTCTCGCCCTGAGCCCCGCGCTGTTTGGCGGGCTCGACGCCTTTACCCGTCAGACCGGCTGGCTGGGTTCGGCATGCCGCGCCGCGCGCGTCCGCCCCGGCGATGCACCGGTGCGGCTGCCGGGCGAGGCGGCGCTCGCACGCAAACGTGAGGCCATTGCTCGGGGCGTGCGGCTGCATGCCGGCATCGCAGGCGACCTTGAACGCCTTGCCGGCCGTTTCGGACTTCCTATGCCCGCCAGCCCTTCCCATCCGGCATCTTCACGTGCCTCGGAGTCCGCATCATGA
- a CDS encoding extracellular solute-binding protein, producing the protein MKITSDLSKQLLRGVNRREFLAGTSAAAFAASTPFIAARPALAAGPVEIVHWSWLAASDGEVWAKMIDAFNDAHKDKGVKIRMELVPEEQYITKVLAAAATGKAPDFGWGTAGKGAGMARDEVTVPLDDLAKKADLDLSDFSDASLKASRYPKYDNKLFMIPMDLMSLQPEINLDIAKEAGLDPTNPPQDGRMLLDWAMAMTKREGGKVTRSGIMMTGAGVQTTVTWGIIAAQMGFRRASDDLKTACVNPEAGKQAMQWVLDLFDKHKVSTRDVTDRYKAFGTGQGGIFWTGPWTLNGYIGQKLNFQTSLFPKVGSTLRTYSEMGGLELYAQADKGRLDATMQAVKWLSDNSFLWTTVGRGASPRKSILGRPDYKTAGAPWAVRGAFVDGMAFATEGEIPVVAGPDFTIYSGGNFLAKTLDGVWAGQTTIDQAMEQIQQQWQRGLDEG; encoded by the coding sequence ATGAAAATCACATCGGATTTGTCGAAACAGCTCTTGCGCGGCGTCAATCGCCGCGAATTCCTCGCCGGTACCAGCGCCGCCGCTTTCGCGGCCAGCACCCCGTTTATCGCCGCGCGGCCGGCGCTCGCGGCTGGCCCGGTGGAAATCGTGCATTGGAGCTGGCTCGCCGCCTCGGATGGCGAAGTGTGGGCGAAAATGATCGATGCGTTCAACGATGCGCATAAGGACAAGGGCGTCAAGATACGCATGGAACTTGTGCCGGAAGAGCAATATATCACGAAGGTTCTCGCGGCCGCGGCAACGGGCAAGGCGCCGGATTTCGGCTGGGGGACGGCCGGCAAGGGCGCTGGCATGGCGCGCGACGAAGTGACTGTGCCGCTGGACGATCTTGCCAAAAAGGCCGACCTCGACCTGAGCGATTTTTCCGACGCCTCGCTCAAGGCATCGCGCTATCCCAAATACGATAACAAGCTGTTCATGATCCCCATGGATCTGATGAGCCTGCAGCCCGAAATCAATCTTGACATCGCCAAGGAGGCCGGCCTTGATCCGACGAATCCGCCGCAGGATGGGCGAATGCTGCTCGACTGGGCGATGGCAATGACCAAGCGCGAAGGTGGCAAGGTGACGCGTTCGGGCATCATGATGACCGGCGCCGGCGTGCAAACGACAGTGACCTGGGGCATCATCGCCGCGCAAATGGGTTTCCGCCGCGCCAGCGACGATTTGAAAACCGCCTGCGTTAACCCAGAGGCCGGCAAACAGGCGATGCAATGGGTGCTCGACCTGTTCGACAAGCACAAGGTCTCGACCCGCGACGTCACCGATCGCTACAAGGCATTCGGGACCGGCCAAGGCGGTATTTTCTGGACCGGGCCGTGGACTCTGAACGGCTATATCGGCCAGAAGCTCAATTTCCAGACGTCGCTCTTCCCGAAGGTTGGCAGCACGCTGCGCACCTACAGCGAAATGGGCGGGCTCGAACTTTACGCTCAAGCGGACAAGGGCCGTCTTGACGCCACGATGCAGGCCGTTAAATGGCTGTCGGACAACAGCTTCCTGTGGACGACGGTCGGGCGCGGCGCCTCGCCGCGTAAATCGATCCTTGGCCGTCCCGACTATAAGACCGCCGGCGCGCCGTGGGCGGTGCGCGGTGCCTTTGTCGATGGCATGGCTTTTGCGACCGAAGGCGAGATCCCGGTCGTGGCCGGTCCTGATTTCACGATCTATTCGGGCGGCAATTTCCTGGCCAAGACGCTCGACGGCGTGTGGGCCGGACAGACCACGATTGATCAGGCAATGGAGCAGATCCAACAGCAATGGCAACGTGGTCTCGACGAAGGTTGA
- a CDS encoding dihydrodipicolinate synthase family protein yields the protein MPKRKTIAVQTDVLKKKLEGCYVTIPTPFRDSDGWPINEDALRRYARFLIEGGLNAESAVFLTGGAAGDFSTMSFDERVRVAEIVINEVAGRVPVAMGAQTTSTLELVRLAKAAERLGATFIQVSCPFYFSHTEGDFEEFVRAAATAAPNIGIIVYNTFWTTTNISFAMVERLAEIPNVVGLKWATPRTDAMEFESVTARFSKRFTIIDNNLFFAFSPMPALGARAFEVHLCNFWPQWGLKLVSAIGAGDYPEVARMLVDEAMPFYKLWVEIERDFTSGDGYLDKLCMELVGLPSSRCRPPTRDIRQRYRAPTLAMLRAIGTPNLNEA from the coding sequence ATGCCGAAGAGAAAGACCATCGCCGTGCAGACCGACGTTTTGAAGAAAAAGCTCGAAGGTTGCTACGTGACGATCCCGACGCCGTTTCGCGATTCGGACGGCTGGCCGATCAATGAAGACGCCCTGCGGCGCTACGCGCGTTTTCTCATCGAGGGGGGCCTCAACGCCGAGAGCGCGGTGTTTCTGACCGGCGGCGCGGCCGGCGATTTCTCCACGATGAGTTTTGACGAACGCGTGCGCGTCGCGGAAATCGTCATCAACGAGGTTGCCGGACGGGTGCCGGTGGCGATGGGCGCGCAGACGACGAGTACGCTGGAACTCGTGCGCCTCGCCAAGGCGGCGGAGCGGCTCGGCGCGACTTTCATCCAAGTGTCCTGCCCGTTCTATTTCAGCCATACCGAGGGCGATTTCGAGGAATTCGTTCGCGCCGCCGCAACCGCAGCGCCCAATATCGGCATCATCGTCTACAACACGTTCTGGACCACGACGAATATCTCTTTCGCAATGGTCGAGCGCCTCGCCGAGATCCCCAATGTTGTCGGCCTCAAATGGGCGACCCCGCGGACCGACGCGATGGAATTCGAAAGCGTCACCGCACGCTTTTCCAAGCGCTTCACCATCATCGACAATAACCTCTTCTTCGCCTTCAGCCCGATGCCGGCCCTGGGCGCACGCGCGTTCGAAGTGCATCTGTGCAATTTTTGGCCGCAATGGGGGCTTAAATTGGTGAGCGCAATCGGCGCCGGAGATTATCCGGAAGTGGCGCGCATGTTGGTCGACGAGGCAATGCCGTTTTACAAATTGTGGGTCGAAATCGAACGCGACTTCACCAGCGGCGACGGCTATCTCGACAAGTTGTGCATGGAGTTGGTTGGCCTTCCGTCCAGCCGCTGCCGACCGCCGACGCGCGACATCCGACAGCGCTACCGGGCGCCAACCTTGGCGATGCTCCGCGCCATCGGCACGCCGAATTTGAACGAGGCATGA
- a CDS encoding UxaA family hydrolase, whose translation MKDDAANMVILAPNDNVGIALRDIACGSLARTVSGVAMVAQEAIAQGHKMALGDIAQGALILRFDVPVAIATMPIAQGHLVHVHNVASRYLTNSEDHYE comes from the coding sequence ATGAAGGACGATGCGGCGAACATGGTGATCCTCGCACCAAACGACAATGTCGGCATCGCATTGCGCGACATTGCGTGCGGGAGCCTTGCCCGCACCGTGAGCGGCGTGGCGATGGTCGCGCAGGAAGCCATCGCGCAGGGGCATAAGATGGCGCTCGGCGATATTGCCCAAGGCGCGCTCATCCTGCGGTTCGACGTGCCCGTCGCGATTGCGACAATGCCTATCGCGCAAGGACATCTGGTGCATGTCCACAATGTCGCGAGCCGATATCTCACCAACAGCGAGGACCATTATGAATAG
- a CDS encoding aldehyde dehydrogenase family protein codes for MNVLSPDTALGLDPSRSLFINGTFEPSASSATFATIDPSTERVLGRVARGDTADIDRAVTAAKRAVRGDWLRITPAQRGRLLYMLADVLVARKQELARIETLDVGKPLKESLGDVDGVVATLRYNAGAADKLEGSTIPLGREVIDFTLLEPIGVTAHIVPWNYPLGMLARSVAPALAAGCTAVIKPAEQSPLSALLFAQCCDEAGIPPGVVNVVTGYGEEAGAALVSHSDVAGVTFTGSVETGRLVYQNAARGLKPAVLELGGKNPLIVFPDADLERAVADIVDGAFGNSGQVCSSSSRLLLHRDIHDEFLDRLTQAAGRLTIGPGLDDRDLGPLVSAEQYQRVTGYLDHGRREGARVRLGGGRPPDLPQGYFVAPTILDKVEPAHIVAREEIFGPVAIALSFTTEVEATALANGLGYGLVAGVYTRDIGRALRLAQDIEAGSVWINGWFLGGQQAPTGGVKNSGVGRERGLPGLMNYLRIKNIGIRL; via the coding sequence GTGAACGTACTCTCTCCCGACACGGCACTTGGCCTCGATCCGTCGCGCTCGCTGTTCATCAATGGAACATTCGAGCCAAGCGCTTCGTCAGCGACGTTCGCGACCATCGACCCCAGTACGGAGCGTGTCCTCGGCCGGGTAGCACGCGGCGACACCGCCGACATCGACCGCGCGGTCACCGCCGCCAAACGCGCCGTGCGTGGAGACTGGCTGCGGATCACGCCGGCTCAGCGCGGGCGCCTGCTCTATATGCTCGCCGACGTCCTTGTCGCGCGCAAGCAGGAACTCGCGCGCATCGAAACGCTCGACGTCGGCAAACCGTTGAAAGAATCGCTTGGAGATGTCGATGGGGTCGTGGCGACGCTGCGCTACAATGCCGGTGCCGCCGACAAGCTCGAGGGCTCGACCATTCCGCTGGGGCGCGAGGTGATCGATTTTACCCTCCTCGAACCCATCGGCGTGACGGCCCATATCGTGCCCTGGAATTACCCGCTCGGCATGCTCGCGCGCTCCGTGGCGCCGGCGCTGGCCGCAGGTTGCACCGCCGTGATCAAGCCAGCCGAACAATCGCCCCTGAGCGCGCTTCTCTTCGCGCAATGCTGCGATGAGGCCGGCATTCCGCCCGGTGTCGTCAATGTGGTCACGGGTTACGGCGAGGAGGCGGGCGCCGCACTCGTCAGCCACAGCGACGTCGCGGGCGTCACCTTCACCGGCTCGGTCGAAACCGGCAGGCTGGTCTATCAGAACGCGGCGCGCGGACTGAAGCCGGCGGTGCTCGAACTCGGCGGCAAGAATCCGTTGATCGTGTTTCCCGATGCCGATCTCGAACGCGCGGTAGCCGACATCGTCGATGGCGCTTTCGGCAATTCGGGACAAGTCTGTTCGTCGTCGTCGCGGCTTCTGCTGCATCGAGACATTCATGACGAATTTCTCGACCGGCTGACGCAAGCCGCCGGCCGGCTGACGATCGGCCCGGGGTTGGACGATCGCGATCTTGGGCCGCTGGTGTCGGCGGAACAATATCAGCGCGTGACCGGCTATCTCGATCATGGGCGCCGCGAGGGTGCGCGTGTGCGGCTCGGCGGCGGCCGGCCGCCAGATTTGCCGCAGGGCTATTTCGTCGCCCCCACCATTCTCGACAAAGTGGAACCGGCGCATATCGTGGCGCGCGAAGAAATTTTCGGCCCCGTCGCAATCGCGCTGTCCTTCACAACCGAGGTCGAAGCGACAGCGCTCGCCAATGGCCTCGGCTATGGCCTTGTCGCAGGCGTCTACACCCGTGACATCGGCCGCGCTTTGCGTCTCGCGCAAGACATTGAGGCTGGATCGGTGTGGATCAACGGCTGGTTCCTCGGCGGCCAGCAGGCGCCCACCGGTGGCGTCAAGAACAGCGGTGTTGGCCGCGAGCGCGGTTTGCCCGGCCTCATGAATTATCTGCGCATCAAGAACATCGGCATTCGCCTCTAA
- a CDS encoding UxaA family hydrolase has translation MNSLVHTFEGASAMRGFPRADGRKGIRNYLAVAYLVECAHHVARKIATPYDEDGVQLIGFPGCYPSAYADRVLTDLCTHPNVGAVLLLSLGCEEFQRKKLKAAIEASGRPVELLTIQQCGGTAATIQRGRAWIEAQLEELKVAPSEPITFADLVIGTKCGGSDGLSGVTINPAVGRAVDLLIDGGATVMFEETCELIGCEAHMASRAVTPELGAALRAAVHKADRYYSELGHGSFGGGNIKYGLSTLEEKSLGAYAKSGSRPISGLIKPGVQPPHPGLYLMDTVNDGPVRYGIPNINDTQTITEMVASGCHLILFTTGAGSVVGQALSPVIKGVSNSRVFERLEGDMDINGGTIADGIETIEDVGRHLVEAVIAAASGTPTKSEALGHQEFVLSYKTYEPLGPGCLPG, from the coding sequence ATGAATAGCCTCGTGCATACTTTCGAAGGCGCAAGCGCCATGCGCGGCTTCCCTCGCGCCGACGGCCGCAAGGGGATTCGCAACTATCTTGCGGTCGCCTATCTCGTAGAATGCGCCCATCATGTCGCCCGCAAGATCGCGACGCCCTACGACGAGGACGGCGTGCAGCTTATCGGCTTTCCGGGCTGCTATCCGAGCGCCTATGCCGACCGTGTTTTGACAGATCTGTGCACCCATCCCAATGTCGGCGCGGTGCTGTTGCTATCGCTCGGCTGCGAAGAGTTCCAACGCAAGAAGCTCAAAGCGGCGATCGAAGCCTCCGGCAGACCGGTCGAGTTGCTCACAATCCAGCAATGCGGCGGCACGGCCGCGACGATCCAGCGCGGCCGCGCGTGGATCGAGGCGCAGCTCGAAGAGCTCAAGGTGGCACCTTCCGAGCCGATCACCTTTGCCGATCTCGTCATTGGCACGAAATGCGGAGGCTCCGATGGTCTCAGCGGCGTCACGATCAACCCCGCGGTCGGCCGCGCCGTCGATCTCCTGATCGATGGCGGAGCGACCGTCATGTTCGAAGAAACGTGCGAGCTCATCGGCTGCGAGGCGCATATGGCGAGCCGGGCCGTGACACCGGAACTCGGCGCCGCACTGCGCGCCGCCGTCCATAAGGCTGACCGTTATTACAGCGAGCTTGGCCATGGCAGTTTTGGCGGCGGCAACATCAAATACGGCCTCTCGACTTTGGAAGAAAAATCCCTCGGCGCCTACGCCAAAAGCGGCTCGCGGCCGATCAGCGGCTTGATCAAGCCCGGCGTGCAACCGCCCCATCCGGGGCTCTATCTGATGGATACGGTGAACGACGGGCCGGTCCGCTACGGCATCCCCAACATCAACGACACGCAAACCATCACCGAAATGGTGGCGAGCGGCTGCCATCTCATCCTCTTTACCACCGGCGCCGGATCGGTCGTGGGGCAGGCCTTGTCACCGGTCATCAAGGGTGTTTCGAACAGCCGCGTCTTTGAGCGCCTTGAAGGCGACATGGACATCAATGGCGGCACGATCGCCGACGGGATCGAGACCATCGAGGACGTTGGCCGCCATCTCGTCGAGGCGGTGATCGCGGCCGCGAGCGGCACGCCCACCAAATCCGAAGCCCTCGGGCACCAGGAGTTCGTGCTGTCCTACAAAACCTACGAACCGCTTGGCCCGGGCTGCTTACCGGGCTGA
- a CDS encoding carbohydrate ABC transporter permease, whose product MSSATLPAKMPPRWGHRIDDDRRVDFVGYLFVAFFSVPFFLFNILPVFFGIYVGFTRWSIIGSPRWVGLDNFTQAFNDRWVWVGFENVLLYGLLIVPSVTVLGLVFALFVNRGYPLSGLARALFFAPNVVSATVIGLVWVWLLDTQYGLVNHYFSFFGVGAIPWLTSTQWSLVGVSIASVWWDLGLAFVLFLAALQDIPSDLTEAALVDGAGPWARLRFIILPHLRPVLSMVVTLQLISTLRIFSQVYVMTNGGPGVSSQSPIYYVYQVAIVRNLFGYASAIAMLLFIGILMLTLLQRFILSERA is encoded by the coding sequence ATGAGTTCCGCAACACTCCCCGCTAAAATGCCGCCGCGCTGGGGGCACAGGATCGACGACGACAGGCGCGTCGACTTTGTCGGCTATCTCTTCGTCGCCTTCTTCTCGGTTCCCTTCTTTCTGTTCAACATCCTGCCGGTCTTTTTTGGCATCTATGTCGGCTTCACGCGCTGGAGCATCATCGGAAGCCCGCGCTGGGTCGGTCTCGACAATTTCACCCAGGCCTTCAACGATAGGTGGGTCTGGGTGGGTTTCGAGAATGTGCTGCTGTATGGGCTGCTGATCGTGCCGAGCGTGACGGTGCTCGGGCTTGTCTTCGCGCTATTCGTCAATCGTGGCTATCCGCTGTCCGGCTTGGCGCGCGCGCTTTTCTTCGCGCCGAATGTGGTCTCGGCAACGGTGATCGGGCTGGTATGGGTGTGGCTGCTCGATACGCAATATGGCCTGGTCAATCATTATTTTAGTTTTTTCGGCGTCGGCGCGATTCCCTGGCTCACCTCGACGCAATGGTCGCTTGTCGGGGTCAGCATCGCTTCGGTGTGGTGGGACCTTGGCCTCGCCTTCGTACTGTTTCTCGCTGCCTTGCAGGATATTCCGTCCGACCTGACCGAGGCTGCGCTGGTGGATGGCGCGGGGCCTTGGGCGCGCTTGCGCTTCATCATTCTCCCGCATCTGCGGCCGGTTTTATCTATGGTGGTGACGCTGCAGCTGATTTCGACATTGCGCATCTTCAGCCAAGTCTATGTCATGACCAACGGCGGTCCCGGCGTGTCGTCGCAATCGCCCATCTACTATGTCTATCAGGTCGCCATCGTTCGCAATCTCTTTGGCTATGCCTCCGCGATCGCCATGCTGCTGTTCATCGGCATTCTGATGCTGACGTTGCTGCAGCGCTTCATTCTCTCGGAGCGCGCGTGA
- a CDS encoding sialidase family protein, with product MSSIKIIEHHDIFRHPAHCVNQIAMRTLRNGDLLAVFNEERFPFHHDSGQTLMTRSTDGGKSWSTPHVVLPWSATEGNWDCGICELDDGTLLVNLTITGFFKRGVRPEQPSWSSHPVTPEWGDWTWTYKLQGWLGTYVIKSSDGGATWTKPIPVNVRPLKHGGCRLGSWLLPNGSLLMGLYGRIRGYEEEGEGETTRSALMRSDDGGDNWEYFSTLAYDPASIIDYEEPALLRLKDGRLVCFMRTHTQPSSDAKNMVMTISDDDGFSWTPPKWTNIWGYPAEMIALQDGRYLMVYGYRRPPYGVRGMISEDGVTWDVKNEFVIREGGVPGATATDTPGSSRMSPQSGKIEGGGVDWHHPGIYQHIGYPSVAQVADGSIVCAYHEWSDDAKPLQYVLCTRFKV from the coding sequence ATGAGCAGCATCAAGATTATCGAACATCACGACATCTTTCGCCATCCCGCGCATTGCGTGAATCAGATCGCCATGCGCACGCTGCGCAATGGTGATCTCCTCGCCGTATTCAACGAAGAGCGCTTTCCCTTCCATCACGATAGCGGGCAGACGCTGATGACCCGCTCAACCGATGGCGGCAAAAGCTGGAGCACGCCGCATGTCGTGCTGCCCTGGAGCGCCACTGAAGGCAATTGGGATTGCGGCATTTGCGAGCTCGACGACGGCACCTTGCTCGTCAATCTCACGATCACCGGATTTTTCAAACGCGGCGTGCGGCCCGAGCAGCCGTCATGGTCGTCGCATCCGGTCACGCCGGAGTGGGGCGACTGGACATGGACCTACAAGCTGCAAGGCTGGCTCGGCACCTATGTGATCAAATCGTCCGACGGCGGCGCCACTTGGACGAAGCCGATCCCGGTCAATGTCCGTCCGCTCAAACATGGCGGCTGCCGCCTTGGTTCGTGGCTGCTACCCAATGGGTCGCTGCTCATGGGCCTTTACGGCCGCATCCGCGGTTATGAGGAAGAAGGCGAGGGCGAGACCACACGCTCGGCGCTGATGCGCTCGGATGATGGCGGCGACAATTGGGAATATTTCTCGACGCTCGCCTATGACCCGGCCAGCATCATTGACTATGAAGAGCCTGCATTGCTGCGCCTCAAGGACGGCCGTCTCGTGTGTTTCATGCGCACGCATACGCAGCCGAGCAGCGATGCCAAGAACATGGTAATGACAATTTCGGACGACGATGGCTTTTCCTGGACGCCGCCGAAATGGACCAATATCTGGGGTTATCCAGCCGAAATGATCGCCCTGCAGGATGGTCGTTACCTGATGGTCTACGGCTATAGACGCCCGCCCTATGGCGTGCGCGGCATGATTTCGGAGGACGGCGTCACCTGGGACGTGAAGAACGAATTCGTCATCCGCGAAGGCGGCGTGCCCGGCGCGACCGCCACCGACACGCCCGGATCGAGCCGCATGTCACCGCAGTCAGGGAAGATCGAGGGTGGCGGCGTGGACTGGCATCATCCGGGCATCTATCAGCACATCGGCTATCCCAGCGTCGCTCAGGTCGCGGACGGCTCCATCGTGTGCGCCTATCACGAGTGGAGCGACGACGCGAAACCGCTGCAATATGTGCTGTGCACGCGCTTCAAGGTTTAG
- a CDS encoding GlxA family transcriptional regulator produces MASGNDPTGRRTAAADARAPTFNLIMQPEFPLNALILASEALRIANQNSGRELFRWCFVSEDGQPVRASNGMWMSADDSLQTMPPADYYLVFEGNLPVQRNSPKLLNQLRAATRFGATVGAVDTGSFALAQSGLVDDHQVVLHWEAVPSFKEHFPQVAVSGQIYLAEDQRVTCAGGVATLDMMLDLIGRLKSPALANEVANALVHVPRPATAPQRTDDRPKLAKLNLADRILAVMDRHLDFPLSLQEIAERLKVSHKTVLRECLRSFEETPMRLYLRIRLQASRNMLFYEEFSIKDVATACGFSYPSVFSRAFQAQFGMSPRQFRETLRRGQSQTYRPEVRRLSISAPPAKKHPQDEPPV; encoded by the coding sequence ATGGCCAGCGGCAATGATCCGACGGGGCGCAGAACCGCCGCAGCCGATGCGCGCGCCCCCACCTTCAATCTCATCATGCAGCCGGAATTTCCGCTCAACGCGCTTATCCTGGCGAGCGAGGCGCTGCGAATCGCCAATCAAAACAGCGGACGGGAATTGTTTCGTTGGTGCTTCGTTTCCGAGGACGGCCAACCTGTGCGCGCCAGCAACGGCATGTGGATGTCAGCCGATGACAGCCTGCAAACCATGCCGCCAGCCGACTATTACCTTGTGTTCGAGGGCAATCTGCCGGTTCAGCGCAATTCGCCCAAGCTGCTCAATCAATTGCGCGCCGCCACACGCTTCGGGGCGACAGTTGGGGCAGTGGATACCGGCTCGTTCGCGCTGGCGCAATCCGGGCTCGTTGACGATCACCAGGTCGTGTTGCATTGGGAGGCGGTGCCCTCGTTCAAGGAACACTTTCCGCAGGTCGCTGTGAGCGGTCAAATTTACCTCGCCGAAGATCAGCGCGTGACCTGCGCCGGCGGTGTGGCCACCCTTGATATGATGCTCGATCTGATCGGCCGACTGAAATCCCCCGCCCTGGCCAATGAAGTGGCGAACGCACTCGTGCATGTGCCGCGCCCCGCGACGGCGCCGCAGCGCACGGACGACAGACCCAAGCTCGCGAAGCTCAATCTGGCGGATCGCATTCTCGCCGTGATGGACCGGCATCTCGACTTTCCGCTATCTTTGCAGGAGATCGCTGAGCGGCTCAAAGTGTCGCACAAGACCGTGCTGCGCGAATGCCTCCGTAGTTTTGAGGAGACGCCGATGCGCCTTTATCTGCGCATCCGGTTGCAGGCCTCGCGCAACATGTTGTTTTACGAGGAGTTCAGCATCAAGGATGTCGCGACGGCCTGCGGCTTTTCCTATCCGTCGGTGTTTTCGCGCGCCTTTCAGGCGCAGTTCGGCATGTCGCCGCGGCAATTTCGCGAAACCCTGCGGCGCGGACAGAGTCAGACGTACCGGCCCGAGGTCCGGCGCCTCTCGATCAGCGCGCCCCCTGCAAAGAAGCACCCACAAGACGAGCCACCGGTTTAA
- a CDS encoding carbohydrate ABC transporter permease has product MNFLPNRLRNWLDERRMTAIDLPIWLIGMAVAFAWFAPFVWMVSTSLKYPSDVMTQDIEWLPHRVTLNNYIKVFDYPIVRWGLNSIIQAVTSTALSVLFGAMAGYALARLRFPGRDALFAIFLASLMIPTEVSIIPMLLGVIKLGWASSYQALILPTIGNVFSVYIFRQFFLSFPKEIEEAARVDGAGPLRLFFLIALPLARAPAIAATVILFTLNWNNFLWPLLVTFDESMKTLPVGIAAFTPVVGTHTQLEGFSVAMAAVTILSVPSLLLFFFLQRYFIQGISQGSLKQ; this is encoded by the coding sequence ATGAACTTCTTGCCAAATCGCTTGCGCAACTGGCTCGACGAACGGCGCATGACGGCGATCGACTTGCCGATATGGCTCATCGGCATGGCGGTCGCTTTTGCGTGGTTTGCGCCGTTCGTCTGGATGGTTTCGACATCGTTGAAATATCCGTCCGACGTCATGACGCAGGACATCGAATGGTTGCCGCACCGCGTCACACTGAACAATTACATCAAGGTTTTCGATTATCCGATCGTGCGCTGGGGCCTGAACAGCATCATCCAGGCCGTGACCTCTACGGCATTGTCCGTGCTGTTCGGCGCGATGGCCGGTTATGCTTTGGCGCGCTTAAGATTTCCGGGCCGCGATGCGCTCTTCGCAATCTTCCTCGCATCGCTGATGATCCCGACCGAAGTGTCGATCATCCCGATGCTGCTTGGCGTGATCAAACTCGGTTGGGCCTCGAGCTATCAGGCGCTCATCCTGCCGACCATCGGCAATGTTTTCAGCGTATATATTTTCCGGCAATTTTTCCTCTCCTTTCCAAAAGAGATCGAAGAGGCGGCCCGCGTCGACGGCGCTGGGCCGCTGCGCCTGTTTTTCCTCATCGCATTGCCGCTCGCCCGCGCTCCGGCCATCGCGGCAACGGTCATCCTGTTCACGCTCAACTGGAACAATTTCCTTTGGCCGCTACTGGTCACATTCGATGAATCGATGAAGACGCTGCCCGTCGGCATTGCCGCCTTCACGCCGGTGGTCGGCACGCACACGCAGCTCGAGGGATTTTCCGTCGCCATGGCGGCCGTGACGATCTTGAGCGTTCCGAGCCTGCTGCTGTTCTTCTTTCTGCAGCGCTATTTCATCCAGGGCATTTCGCAAGGAAGTCTCAAACAGTGA